A part of Caldisericia bacterium genomic DNA contains:
- the der gene encoding ribosome biogenesis GTPase Der: MFKIAIVGRPNTGKSTLFNTLIKKSKAVTYELPGTTRDYIYGEGFINGKKVSFLDTGGISFDEKTELSEKIRMQVEIAIETSNLVIFLIDGSIKTVTDEDRKIAKMLHKKNKEVILVLNKCDLNGACEESYIYLELGFGEPLKISATKKIGIDILIEKINEKIKIDYKEDRLIETKLPKISIIGKPNVGKSTLLNAISNFERAITSSEPGTTRDIIEHLISYNGKDYIFLDTPGVRKGILKDLDFYVSLRAIKAIKESDIVLFVISCEDVSRTDEHLMSLILKNKKSGILVMNKLDLINPKKLDQYLNEVAYRLNEILFYPQVMISALKKENLNLIFKLIDIVFNNIKKELSQIQIKDIIFDLITKHPPPRKGKKLLKIYDVMVDNNNIKEITLTVNDKDFLKKDYLRYLVDRIRDKFDLEGVFIDFIIKEKRKEKRK, encoded by the coding sequence ATGTTTAAAATTGCAATAGTTGGAAGACCTAATACAGGAAAATCCACCCTTTTTAACACTTTAATTAAAAAAAGTAAAGCAGTTACTTATGAATTACCTGGAACAACAAGAGATTATATATATGGAGAGGGTTTTATAAATGGAAAAAAAGTTTCATTTTTAGATACAGGTGGGATTTCTTTTGATGAAAAAACAGAACTTAGCGAAAAAATTAGAATGCAAGTTGAAATTGCTATTGAAACAAGCAATCTTGTAATATTTTTAATTGATGGAAGTATAAAAACAGTTACTGATGAAGATAGAAAAATTGCTAAAATGTTACATAAAAAGAATAAAGAAGTAATTTTAGTTTTAAACAAGTGTGATTTAAATGGAGCATGTGAAGAAAGTTATATCTATTTAGAACTTGGTTTTGGAGAACCCTTAAAAATATCTGCAACAAAAAAAATTGGAATTGATATATTAATTGAAAAAATCAATGAGAAGATAAAAATAGATTATAAAGAAGATAGACTTATTGAAACAAAATTACCTAAAATTTCTATTATTGGAAAACCAAATGTTGGTAAATCAACTCTTCTTAATGCTATTTCAAATTTTGAAAGAGCCATTACTTCTAGCGAACCTGGTACAACAAGAGATATAATTGAGCACTTGATCAGTTATAATGGTAAAGATTATATTTTTCTTGATACACCTGGTGTAAGAAAGGGCATTTTAAAAGATTTAGATTTTTATGTTTCTTTAAGGGCTATAAAGGCTATAAAAGAGAGTGACATTGTTTTATTTGTTATATCTTGTGAAGATGTTTCAAGAACTGACGAACATTTAATGAGTTTAATATTGAAAAATAAAAAATCAGGGATTCTTGTAATGAATAAATTGGATTTAATAAACCCCAAAAAATTAGATCAATATTTAAATGAAGTTGCATATAGATTAAATGAAATTCTTTTTTATCCTCAAGTTATGATTTCAGCATTAAAAAAAGAAAATTTAAATTTAATTTTCAAACTTATAGATATCGTTTTTAACAATATAAAAAAAGAGTTATCTCAAATTCAAATAAAAGATATAATTTTTGATTTGATAACAAAACATCCTCCTCCTAGAAAAGGTAAAAAATTATTGAAAATTTATGATGTGATGGTAGATAATAATAATATAAAAGAAATTACTCTAACAGTTAATGATAAAGATTTTTTGAAAAAAGATTATTTAAGATATTTAGTGGATAGAATAAGAGATAAATTTGATTTAGAAGGAGTTTTTATTGATTTTATAATTAAAGAGAAAAGAAAGGAAAAAAGAAAATGA